In Cryptococcus deuterogattii R265 chromosome 4, complete sequence, a genomic segment contains:
- a CDS encoding cysteine-tRNA ligase, whose amino-acid sequence MATNKSAVAQPTWYSPAKSADEPALRVYNSLTRSKDVFVPTNGRRVDWYNCGPTVYDSSHMGHARNYLTQDIIRRILRDYFNYDVNFVMNVTDIDDKIILRARESYLLDQAISSNPALTPELISDVEAAFTKYIAKPLKSLPTPLEHSPNATSFEILDLLLQKDQFEAQWAKEAREKEEKFGMYLASLSKAREAHNAAQQKVGKPEGEGQAVKDLVEGAADVLGPYLGEKLGHTIADPIAVCRRLASYWENAFFTDMARLRVLPPDTITRVSEYVPEIVSFVQRIVDNGFAYEGGGSVWFDVDKFEGAEGDGFRHEYAKLQPSSKGNKKLLDEGEGALTGSQGKRRPADFALWKAKSKPGEPAWPSPWGEGRPGWHIECSVMASAILGSGMDVHSGGVDLMFPHHDNELAQAEAYHGCKQWVNYFLHTGHLHIEGLKMSKSLKNFITIDEALQTYSARQLRLAFMLQIWNAKLDFKKDLIVDTKAKEETFDNFFTNVRARMSDTAARGSNEDGKHHYEEAEKNLMADLHKAQKDFRAALCDSFNTPAAIQILLDLISSVNLYFASRGREYNIAPVVTIAQWITRMLRMFGLGEGDVTSGQIGWGKEGDEAAGGDLEGKLDPYLRAMASFRDDIRRLAIEGATAGEILKLCDKFRDQDLANLGIQLDDGQSATGGALYKLVDPAILIRAREEKERAAAEKAEKKKAAEAKRIAQLEKGRVPPQEMFRPPNVAEGTYSAWDEQGLPTKDGEGQDLSKSLQKKVAKEWKVQEKAHGAWLAWQKEQEGK is encoded by the exons ATGGCAACCAACAAGTCAGCTGTCGCACAGCCAACTTGGTATTCTCCAGCAAAGTCGGCAGATGAACCAGCACTCAGAGTCTACAACTCTCTCACAAGATCAAAGGATGTCTTTGTACCCACTAACGGAAGGAGAGTCGACTGGTATAACTGTGGCCCTACTGTCTATGATTCATCCCATATGGGTCATGCCAG GAATTACCTCACTCAGGACATCATTCGAAGAATATTGCGAGACTACTTCAATTACGATGTCAACTTTGTTATGAATGTCACCGACATTGATGACAAGATCATCCTTCGAGCTCGTGAATCATACCTCCTGGATCAAGCCATTTCCTCCAACCCTGCTCTTACTCCCGAACTCATCTCCGATGTTGAAGCTGCATTCACAAAGTATATCGCCAAACCTCTCAAATCCCTTCCCACTCCTCTCGAACACTCTCCCAATGCCACTTCCTTTGAAATTCTCGACTTACTGTTGCAAAAGGACCAGTTTGAAGCTCAATGGGCAAAGGAAGCtcgagaaaaggaggaaaagttTGGAATGTACTTGGCAAGTCTTTCCAAAGCTAGGGAAGCGCACAATGCCGCGCAGCAAAAGGTCGGAAAGCccgaaggagaaggacaagctGTCAAAGACTTAGTTGAAGGAGCGGCCGACGTCCTTGGACCATATCTGGGTGAAAAG CTGGGCCACACTATTGCGGACCCCATTGCTGTCTGCCGACGTCTCGCTTCTTACTGGGAAAATGCCTTTTTCACAGATATGGCCCGTCTCCGTGTACTTCCTCCCGACACTATCACCCGCGTTTCCGAATACGTGCCCGAAATTGTCTCTTTCGTTCAGCGCATCGTCGACAATGGCTTTGCTTATGAGGGCGGTGGAAGCGTCTGGTTTGATGTCGATAAGTTCGAAGGTGCCGAGGGTGACGGATTCAGACATGAGTATGCCAAACTCCAGCCTTCAAGCAAGGGCAACAAGAAGCTTTTAGATGAGGGCGAAG GTGCTTTAACTGGTTCCCAGGGGAAGCGCCGCCCTGCAGACTTTGCTCTCTGGAAAGCCAAGTCCAAGCCTGGAGAACCTGCTTGGCCATCACCTTGGGGGGAGGGCCGACCTGGCTGGCACATTGAATGCTCTGTCATGGCTAGTGCGATTTTAGGTAGCGGAATGGACGTTCACTCTGGTGGTGTGGATTTGATGTTCCCTCACCACGACAATGAACTTGCTCAAGCGGAG GCGTATCATGGCTGCAAGCAATGGGTCAACTACTTTTTACATACTGGTCATCTCCATATCGAGGGCTTGAAAATGAGCAAGTCTCTCAAAAACTTTATCACGATCGAT GAAGCTCTTCAGACATACTCTGCTCGACAATTGCGACTTGCTTTTATGCTTCAAATATGGAATGCCAAGCTAGACTTCAAAAAAGATCTGATCGTTGAtaccaaggccaaggaagagacATTTGAC AATTTCTTCACCAATGTCAGGGCTAGGATGAGCGATACTGCTGCTCGAGGCTCCAACGAGGACGGCAAGCACCACTACgaggaggcggagaagAACCTCATGGCCGA CCTGCACAAAGCCCAAAAAGACTTCCGAGCTGCTCTTTGTGATTCCTTCAACACCCCCGCCGCCATCCAAATCCTTTTAGATCTCATCTCTAGCGTCAATCTCTATTTTGCTTCCCGCGGTCGAGAGTACAACATTGCTCCCGTCGTTACCATTGCCCAATGGATTACCCGTATGCTTCGTATGTTCGGCCTTGGCGAAGGCGACGTCACATCTGGTCAGATCGGATGGGGCAAGGAGGGTGACGAGGCGGCTGGCGGCGACCTTGAAGGCAAGCTAGACCCTTACCTTCGAGCGATGGCCTCCTTTCGAGATGATATCCGCCGACTGGCTATTGAGGGCGCCACCGCTGGGGAAATCCTTAAGCTCTGCGATAAGTTCAGAGATCAGGACCTTGCGAACCTCGGTATCCAGCTCGATGACGGCCAATCAGCAACTGGCGGTGCATTGTACAAGCTTGTTGACCCCGCTATCCTCATCCGagcaagggaagagaaggaacgGGCAGCTGCAGAGAAagccgagaagaagaaggccgcTGAGGCGAAGAGAATCGCTCAGCTTGAAAAAGGTCGAGTGCCTCCTCAAGAGATGTTCAGGCCTCCTAACGTCGCCGAAGGGACTTACTCTGCATGGGACGAACAGGGATTGCCTACAAAGGATGGTGAGGGACAGGACTTGAGCAAGAgcttgcagaagaaggtggcgaaggagtggaaggtTCAGGAAAAAGCGCATGGCGCTTGGTTGGCTTGGCAAAAGGAGCAAGAGGGAAAGTAG
- a CDS encoding endoplasmic reticulum vesicle protein 25, which translates to MILRIPSLLFLFTLLTAVYAVKFDLTSDRNPKPKCIWNFASAHSLVIVTANVPGEPDQQVDIQILDGSERGNVYLSKKDVRGEARLAATTHESADVGVCLTNRYTGSGNPRVVRSVELDIDIGADAIDYNAIANQESLSILEVEMRKLEAVTKEIVEEMGYLQRREMRMRDTNESTNQRVKVFSVLIICGTIGLGVWQLVHLRSFFKRKYLID; encoded by the exons ATGATCCTCCGAATCCCCTCGCTCCTATTCCTTTTCACATTACTCACAGCAGTCTACGCTGTCAAGTTTGACCTAACTTCCGATCGGAATCCCAAACCCA AATG TATTTGGAACTTTGCGTCCGCACATTCTCTTGTGATTGTCACAGCCAACGTTCCCGGGGAACCTGATCAACAAGTTGATATCCAAATTCTTGACGGATCTGAGCGAGGAAATGTGTACCTGTCAAAGAAGGATGTGAGAGGAGAGGCTAGGCTTGCGGCCACTACGCACGAATCTGCCGACGTCGGTGTTTGCTTGACCAACCGGTATACTGGAT CTGGGAACCCAAGAGTCGTTAGGTCCGTGGAGCTGGATATTGACATTGGTGCCGATGCGATTGACTACAA TGCTATCGCGAATCAAGAATCCCTTTCAATTCTCGAAGTTGAGATGCGCAAGCTTGAAGCTGTCACTAAGGAAattgttgaggagatgggataCCTCCaaaggagagaaatgagaatgagagaTACCAACG AGAGCACAAACCAGCGAGTCAAGGTGTTTTCAGTCCTCATTATCTGCGGCACTATAGGACTTGGTGTCTGGCAG CTCGTGCATCTCCGATCATTCTTCAAGCGCAAGTATCTCATCGACTAA